One Saimiri boliviensis isolate mSaiBol1 chromosome 5, mSaiBol1.pri, whole genome shotgun sequence genomic window carries:
- the ANKRD34C gene encoding ankyrin repeat domain-containing protein 34C, translating into MMDDDTELRTDGNSLLKAVWLGRLRLARLLLEGGAYINESNDKGETALMVACITKHVDQQSISKSKMVKYLLDNRADPNIQDKSGKTALIHACIRRAGGEVVSLLLENGADPSLEDRTGASALVYAINADDKDALKHLLDACKAKGKEVIIITTDKSSSGTKTTKQYLNVPPSPKVEDRQSPPLCASPSDIELKAPGLDSPLAEKEDHFFSLQAGHPSSCNASKALNEPGSPTRKVSNLKRARLPQLKRLQSEPWGLIAPSVLAVSTRQDETHGASTDNEVIKSISDVSFPKRGPLSRTNSIDSKDPALFHTVTEQVLKIPVSSAPASWKAAYEKGQAPHPRLARRGTLPVDQEKCAMGPSGPSALKEPASFKRLENDLYDLDSQPGPDPPNTIVLESSKGPLDRKKLNSSHLSLFHGSRESLDAVPSTSPSSARRRPPHLLERRGSGTLLLDRISQTRPGFLPPLNVNLNPPIPDIRSSSKSSSPLAGGLKSMVPVAPTSPKRVDLRSKKKLLRRHSMQIEQMKQLSDFEEIMT; encoded by the coding sequence ATGATGGACGATGACACTGAATTGAGGACTGATGGAAACTCTTTGCTAAAGgctgtgtggctggggaggctcagGTTGGCCAGACTACTGTTGGAAGGGGGAGCTTACATCAACGAAAGCAATGACAAAGGTGAAACAGCTCTCATGGTGGCTTGCATCACCAAGCATGTGGACCAGCAAAGCATCAGCAAGTCCAAGATGGTGAAGTACCTGCTGGACAACAGGGCAGACCCTAATATCCAAGATAAGTCTGGCAAGACCGCCCTCATCCATGCGTGCATCAGAAGAGCTGGAGGAGAAGTGGTCTCCTTATTACTGGAGAATGGAGCAGACCCCAGCCTTGAGGATCGCACTGGGGCTTCAGCTCTGGTTTATGCAATAAATGCAGATGACAAGGATGCGTTGAAACATCTCCTTGATGCCTGCAAAGCCAAAGGGAAGGAGGTGATTATTATCACAACAGATAAGTCATCTTCAGGCACCAAAACCACCAAACAGTATCTTAATGTCCCGCCTTCACCCAAAGTAGAAGACAGGCAGTCGCCTCCACTGTGTGCGTCTCCCTCTGACATAGAGCTGAAGGCTCCAGGCCTGGACTCTCCACTCGCTGAGAAGGAAGATCACTTCTTCAGCCTCCAAGCAGGGCATCCAAGCAGTTGTAACGCCTCCAAGGCTCTGAATGAGCCTGGATCACCGACCAGGAAAGTCAGTAATCTCAAAAGGGCCCGTTTGCCTCAGCTGAAGCGGCTCCAGTCTGAACCTTGGGGCCTGATCGCGCCTTCCGTGCTGGCCGTCTCGACGCGTCAGGACGAGACCCATGGTGCCAGCACAGACAACGAGGTCATCAAGAGCATCAGTGATGTGTCCTTCCCTAAAAGGGGACCCCTCTCCAGAACCAATAGTATCGATAGCAAAGACCCTGCCCTCTTTCACACAGTCACAGAGCAGGTTCTAAAGATTCCAGTCTCTTCAGCACCGGCATCCTGGAAAGCAGCCTATGAAAAAGGTCAGGCTCCCCACCCGCGTCTGGCCAGGAGAGGAACGCTCCCTGTTGACCAAGAGAAATGTGCTATGGGTCCGTCGGGGCCCTCTGCGCTCAAGGAGCCAGCCTCCTTCAAACGGCTGGAAAATGACCTCTACGACTTAGACTCACAGCCAGGGCCTGACCCTCCCAACACCATTGTCCTTGAATCCAGCAAAGGACCTTTAGATAGAAAGAAGCTCAACAGCTCCCATTTGTCCCTTTTCCATGGCTCTCGGGAGTCCCTGGACGCCGTGCCTAGCACCTCCCCCAGCTCAGCCCGCCGCAGGCCGCCACATCTTCTAGAACGACGGGGTTCTGGAACGCTGCTCCTTGATCGCATTTCTCAAACGAGACCTGGCTTCCTGCCGCCTTTAAACGTGAATCTGAACCCACCTATTCCGGATATTAGATCTAGCAGCAAATCTTCTTCCCCTCTTGCTGGTGGCTTAAAATCTATGGTTCCTGTTGCTCCGACTTCACCAAAGAGAGTTGACTTAAGAAGTAAAAAGAAGCTCCTCAGAAGGCATTCTATGCAAATTGAGCAAATGAAGCAGCTGTCTGATTTTGAAGAAATCATGACCTAG